DNA from Armatimonadota bacterium:
CTCCGGCGGCCCGCCTTCAGGTTGAACCTGAGCGGCGCGATTTGAGAGGCGACTTTCGTCTTCTGGAGCACGACTTTCGTCTTCTGGACCACGACTTTCGTCTTCTGGACCACGACTTTCGTCTTCTGGACCACGACTTTCGTCTTCTGGACCACGACTTTCGTCTTCTAGAGCACGATTTTCCCTTTCTGGAGCACCACTTTGTCGACGGGTGGCCCCACCGTGACGTGTGAAAGATCAATGGTCGGGCCGCCCGGCGGTCGGGCCGCACCGAGCCGCCGAAGGACAGGGCTCAGGATTGCGCTTGCGCCGCGGACTGGGCCGCCTGTTGAGCCTTGCACTTCATGTCCCAGAACCACTCGTTCGTCCAGATCGCGCGGGTGCACATGTTCACGCACACCTCCTCGAGGTATTCCGGTGCATAGAGGCCGTTCGGGACGAACTCGCGGAAGGCGAGCTTGCCTTGATGGCCGCACCACGAGCCGAGCGTATGGCAGCGCTTATACTCGGTCTTCTCGTACGTGTTGAGGTCAAGGACGAGGTGCCCGATCGCATCGACGGACAGGTGCATGGGAACGCTCAGGGTCACGTGGAGACCGTGACCGAGGACCGGGTGAGGCTCGTCTGTCCGGATCTCAAGGACCATGGAGTCTTGACCGCCGCAGACCCAATCGAACTCGGCGCGCAACCCTGAGCCTGGCAGCAGTTCGAAGCGCCGCGCCTCCCGTTCCATCACCCAACCGGCTTGTTGCCAACTGGGGTCGGTCGTCCAGACGGACTGCGGATCGCCGCTTGTGAGAGTGCCCCGGCCGGGATCGGCGATCAACGGATCGGGTTCGACGCGGAAACCGACGTGCGGATGGGCCGAGGTCGCGAGCGTGGCGTGGAACAGCGCACTGAGCCGACGGGCCATTTCGTGCGCCTGCGACATTTGCAGCGCGACCGCCGACGCGAACGTGCGCTTCAGCCACTCTTGGTCGTTCGTCGCATAGACGCCGCAGAAGAGGCGGAACGTGTCGGACGGTTGGTCGTAGACGGGCCCGCTGAACGTGCACTGGTCCATTTCGTGTTCCAGCGCGACCGCCAGTTCTTTCAAGTGGCCCCGGCCTTTGAGAAAGTCCGTCTCGGCCGTGACGCGGTAGACGCTGTACGATTGCCGGAACACCCCCATGTCCGTCCGGACCGTCGTCGCGAAGTCACCGCCCCAATAAACGAATCCGTCGCCCGTGTCGAGCAGATACGTGTCGTCGATCTTCAGGAGGTCGTAAACGTCCGCTACGAACTCCTCGCCCAGGGTCTGGCGTTGTTTCCAAGACACCCTCGATTTGCCTCCTGGTACATCTTACGTTATCGCAGGGCGCGAGGTGGCGTCCTTTGTCAGAATCTTTGAAGCGCCTGGAGGGCCTCGGGAACGCGGGGACGAGGGCCGGGTGTTTCCTGGAGCATGGCCAGAGCCGTCGCCTGGAGGACCTTGACCGTCGCCGTGTTCTTGGGACTCGTGGGCGAAACGCTCTTCTACGACGCGCCTTGGGGTCTGAACGTGCTCCTTTGGACCGTGTTCCTTGTCGGAGCGAGCCTGCTGACGGCCGTCACGTCCGGAGGCGTCCCGACGGTGTCGGCGGTCGCGCTCTCCTTGGCCGCACTGGTCTTCGGCGCAGGCTTCGCCGTCAACGATTCCTGGGGGATGTCCGTCGTCAACGTGTTGGGTCTTGGCACGTGTCTGGCCCTCTTGACCACCCATTCTTGGGGACGGCGGATCCGGGACATGAACGTCCTGGACGCTTCCGTCGGGGTCATGACGACGTGGCTCGGCTACGTGGTCGACGCGTTCGTCCTCTTCTTCTCGGAACTGGGTTGGACGGAAATGGCCCGGAAGGTGAACACCAAGCAGGCTGCCCCTTATGTCAGGGGCCTTCTCGTCGCGGTGCCGTTGATCCTCGTGTTCGGTGGACTGTTCGCGTCGGCCGACGCGGTGTTCCGGAGTTACGTCGCTCGGCCGTTTTCATTTGACGGCATCACCGGAGCCATGCACTTCGGCCTGTTCGTGACGTTCTTCGTCATCGGTGCCGGCGTCGTCCGGAGGGCCGTCCTTGGCGAGCCCGTCGCGGACTGCACGATCAAACCCTCGGACCAGGACTGGTCGAAGTACTCGACCGAGGCCTCGGTGGTCCTTGGAGCCTTGAACCTCCTGTTCGCGGGCTTTGTCATCGTCCAGTTTGGGCACCTGTTCGGCGGCAGAGGGACGGTGGGGACGCACGCCGGCCTCAGCTACAGCGAATACGCTAGGGAAGGGTTCTTCCAGTTGGTGACGGTTGTCGCCCTTTCCGTCCCGCTCTTGGCCCTGGCCGACCGCGTCTCGAGCGGGAGACCCCTGTCCCGATGGCTGTCGCTGGCGATGGTCGTCCAACTCGGTGTCGTCATGGCGTCGGCGTTCTTGCGCATGGGGCTCTACGTGTCGTACGCGGGCTTGTCCGAGTTACGGCTTTATCCGAGCGCCTTCATGGTGTGGCTTGCCGTGGTCATCATCGCCGTGACGCTGAAGTCGGTCACGGGAAAGGAAGGGCGTCCCGTCCTTACTTCCGTTGCGGCCGCGCTCGTGATCGGGATCGGGTTGAACGTCTTACGGCCCGGCGTGTTCATCGCCGAAACGAACTACCGTCTCGCCAAGTCGCCGGAACAGGTCGATACGGACTACCTGATGACGCTCGGCGCCGATGCTGGGCCTACACTTGTCCGGACGCTTCCTCGTCTGACCGGGGACAGAAGGCACCAGGTCGCGGTCTGGCTCCGGAACACCGCGGACAGCGGTCGCACGGACTGGCGGGGCGCGAACCTGAGCCGGACCAGCACGGTCGCCGCCGTCGCGGACCACCAGGAC
Protein-coding regions in this window:
- a CDS encoding DUF4173 domain-containing protein is translated as MARAVAWRTLTVAVFLGLVGETLFYDAPWGLNVLLWTVFLVGASLLTAVTSGGVPTVSAVALSLAALVFGAGFAVNDSWGMSVVNVLGLGTCLALLTTHSWGRRIRDMNVLDASVGVMTTWLGYVVDAFVLFFSELGWTEMARKVNTKQAAPYVRGLLVAVPLILVFGGLFASADAVFRSYVARPFSFDGITGAMHFGLFVTFFVIGAGVVRRAVLGEPVADCTIKPSDQDWSKYSTEASVVLGALNLLFAGFVIVQFGHLFGGRGTVGTHAGLSYSEYAREGFFQLVTVVALSVPLLALADRVSSGRPLSRWLSLAMVVQLGVVMASAFLRMGLYVSYAGLSELRLYPSAFMVWLAVVIIAVTLKSVTGKEGRPVLTSVAAALVIGIGLNVLRPGVFIAETNYRLAKSPEQVDTDYLMTLGADAGPTLVRTLPRLTGDRRHQVAVWLRNTADSGRTDWRGANLSRTSTVAAVADHQDIVDPARDGTLSRLDR